The following proteins are encoded in a genomic region of Musa acuminata AAA Group cultivar baxijiao chromosome BXJ2-11, Cavendish_Baxijiao_AAA, whole genome shotgun sequence:
- the LOC103971843 gene encoding glutathione synthetase, chloroplastic isoform X1, translating to MTVGGFLSLRQSCPSFAVPIDSRNGAAAAAASNPRALRFRHKSFPRATYLRAPRRAMDPPRCLGSSDLEEATDDIAAAATLHRGVPSDLVEKMMYDALVWSALHGLVVGDRRVQNSGTVPGVGLVHAPFALLPMSFPKAHWRQACELAPIFNELVDRVSLDGKFLQDSLSRTKKVDAFTSRLLDIHSKMLEINKTEDIRLGLHRSDYMLDAETNLLLQIELNTISSSFPGLSCLVSELHRILLNQYGKDLGLDSRRVPGNTAVSRFAEALAKAWNEYNNSSAVVMVVAQSEERNMYDQHWLCAVLKEIHGVATIRKTLSEIDTQGHVLPDGSLVVDGQTVAVIYFRAGYSPNDYPSEAEWRARFLMEKSSAIKCPSISYHLVGTKKIQQELAKPNVLERFLDTEDIAKVRKCFAGLWSLDDPDAVKSAIEKPDLFVLKPQREGGGNNIYGDNVRETLIRLQQQGTEELAAYILMQRIFPTASLAFLVREGVWHQDNAISELGIYGAYLRNKDKVIMNDQCGYLMRTKVSSSNEGGVAAGFAVLDSIYLT from the exons ATGACCGTTGGCGGCTTCCTCTCGCTTCGCCAATCGTGTCCGTCCTTCGCCGTTCCCATCGATTCCAGGAACGgggcagccgccgccgccgcctccaatCCCCGCGCCCTCCGGTTCCGTCACAAGTCCTTTCCGCGCGCCACCTACCTCCGCGCGCCGCGTCGGGCAATGGATCCTCCGCGATGCCTCGGGTCCAGTGACCTAGAGGAGGCCACGGACGATATCGCGGCGGCTGCGACCCTCCATCGTGGCGTTCCTTCTGACTTGGTTGAGAAGATGATGTACGATGCTCTCGTTTGGAGCGCCCTCCACGGTCTCGTCGTCGGGGACAGGCGCGTCCAG AATTCAGGAACTGTCCCTGGTGTCGGTCTAGTTCATGCACCATTTGCTCTACTGCCCATGTCATTCCCAAAAGCCCATTGGAGGCAAGCGTGTGAATTAGCTCCTATCTTCAATGAGCTTGTTGACCGTGTGAGCTTGGACGGAAAGTTTTTGCAAGATTCTTTATCTAG AACGAAGAAGGTGGATGCATTTACAAGTAGACTTCTTGACATCCACTCGAAGATGCTAGAAATAAATAAAACAGAA GATATTCGTTTGGGTTTGCACCGGTCTGATTATATGCTGGATGCTGAAACAaatcttcttttgcaaatagagtTGAACACCATTTCATCTTCATTTCCTGGTCTTAGTTGCCTAGTCAGTGAGCTTCACAG AATCTTACTTAACCAATATGGAAAGGACCTGGGATTGGATTCAAGAAGAGTTCCTGGAAACACGGCTGTAAGTCGATTTGCAGAAGCATTAGCAAAAGCATGGAATGAATACAATAATAGCAG TGCTGTAGTTATGGTCGTTGCCCAAAGTGAAGAGCGCAATATGTATGATCAACACTGGCTATGTGCTGTTCTGAAGGAGAT ACATGGCGTGGCCACTATCCGCAAGACCTTATCAGAAATAGATACGCAAGGACATGTATTGCCTGATGGATCACTTGTAGT TGATGGACAAACAGTTGCTGTGATCTATTTCCGAGCTGGTTACTCGCCAAATGATTATCCTTCAGAAGCA GAATGGCGAGCAAGGTTTTTGATGGAAAAGTCATCTGCTATCAAGTGCCCCTCAATCTCCTACCATTTGGTTGGAACAAAGAAGATTCAACAAGAATTGGCAAAACCAAATGTCttggaaag GTTCCTTGATACTGAGGACATTGCAAAAGTGCGGAAATGCTTTGCAGGGTTGTGGAGTTTGGATGATCCAGATGCTGTGAAGTCTGCTATAGAAAAACCTGATTTGTTTGTTCTCAAACCCCAACGAGAAGGAGGAG GAAACAACATTTATGGTGACAATGTAAGGGAAACATTGATTAGGCTGCAACAGCAAGGGACTGAGGAACTTGCTGCATACATTTTGATGCAGAGAATATTTCCGACAGCTTCTCTTGCTTTTCTGGTCCGAGAAGGTGTTTGGCATCAGGATAATGCAATTTCGGAACTAGGAATATATGGTGCCTATTTAAG GAACAAAGATAAAGTGATCATGAACGATCAATGTGGCTATCTGATGCGGACaaaggtttcatcatcaaatgaaGGTGGGGTGGCAGCTGGATTTGCGGTTTTGGATAGTATTTACCTGACATGA
- the LOC103971843 gene encoding glutathione synthetase, chloroplastic isoform X2 — translation MTVGGFLSLRQSCPSFAVPIDSRNGAAAAAASNPRALRFRHKSFPRATYLRAPRRAMDPPRCLGSSDLEEATDDIAAAATLHRGVPSDLVEKMMYDALVWSALHGLVVGDRRVQNSGTVPGVGLVHAPFALLPMSFPKAHWRQACELAPIFNELVDRVSLDGKFLQDSLSRILLNQYGKDLGLDSRRVPGNTAVSRFAEALAKAWNEYNNSSAVVMVVAQSEERNMYDQHWLCAVLKEIHGVATIRKTLSEIDTQGHVLPDGSLVVDGQTVAVIYFRAGYSPNDYPSEAEWRARFLMEKSSAIKCPSISYHLVGTKKIQQELAKPNVLERFLDTEDIAKVRKCFAGLWSLDDPDAVKSAIEKPDLFVLKPQREGGGNNIYGDNVRETLIRLQQQGTEELAAYILMQRIFPTASLAFLVREGVWHQDNAISELGIYGAYLRNKDKVIMNDQCGYLMRTKVSSSNEGGVAAGFAVLDSIYLT, via the exons ATGACCGTTGGCGGCTTCCTCTCGCTTCGCCAATCGTGTCCGTCCTTCGCCGTTCCCATCGATTCCAGGAACGgggcagccgccgccgccgcctccaatCCCCGCGCCCTCCGGTTCCGTCACAAGTCCTTTCCGCGCGCCACCTACCTCCGCGCGCCGCGTCGGGCAATGGATCCTCCGCGATGCCTCGGGTCCAGTGACCTAGAGGAGGCCACGGACGATATCGCGGCGGCTGCGACCCTCCATCGTGGCGTTCCTTCTGACTTGGTTGAGAAGATGATGTACGATGCTCTCGTTTGGAGCGCCCTCCACGGTCTCGTCGTCGGGGACAGGCGCGTCCAG AATTCAGGAACTGTCCCTGGTGTCGGTCTAGTTCATGCACCATTTGCTCTACTGCCCATGTCATTCCCAAAAGCCCATTGGAGGCAAGCGTGTGAATTAGCTCCTATCTTCAATGAGCTTGTTGACCGTGTGAGCTTGGACGGAAAGTTTTTGCAAGATTCTTTATCTAG AATCTTACTTAACCAATATGGAAAGGACCTGGGATTGGATTCAAGAAGAGTTCCTGGAAACACGGCTGTAAGTCGATTTGCAGAAGCATTAGCAAAAGCATGGAATGAATACAATAATAGCAG TGCTGTAGTTATGGTCGTTGCCCAAAGTGAAGAGCGCAATATGTATGATCAACACTGGCTATGTGCTGTTCTGAAGGAGAT ACATGGCGTGGCCACTATCCGCAAGACCTTATCAGAAATAGATACGCAAGGACATGTATTGCCTGATGGATCACTTGTAGT TGATGGACAAACAGTTGCTGTGATCTATTTCCGAGCTGGTTACTCGCCAAATGATTATCCTTCAGAAGCA GAATGGCGAGCAAGGTTTTTGATGGAAAAGTCATCTGCTATCAAGTGCCCCTCAATCTCCTACCATTTGGTTGGAACAAAGAAGATTCAACAAGAATTGGCAAAACCAAATGTCttggaaag GTTCCTTGATACTGAGGACATTGCAAAAGTGCGGAAATGCTTTGCAGGGTTGTGGAGTTTGGATGATCCAGATGCTGTGAAGTCTGCTATAGAAAAACCTGATTTGTTTGTTCTCAAACCCCAACGAGAAGGAGGAG GAAACAACATTTATGGTGACAATGTAAGGGAAACATTGATTAGGCTGCAACAGCAAGGGACTGAGGAACTTGCTGCATACATTTTGATGCAGAGAATATTTCCGACAGCTTCTCTTGCTTTTCTGGTCCGAGAAGGTGTTTGGCATCAGGATAATGCAATTTCGGAACTAGGAATATATGGTGCCTATTTAAG GAACAAAGATAAAGTGATCATGAACGATCAATGTGGCTATCTGATGCGGACaaaggtttcatcatcaaatgaaGGTGGGGTGGCAGCTGGATTTGCGGTTTTGGATAGTATTTACCTGACATGA